AAGCCATTAAAGGCACGCATTGTGAAAAAACCATTTTATAAGCGGGAGGTTTAGAAAATGAAAGTACCCTCTGAGTTAAAGTATACCAAAGAACATGAATGGGTAAAAATTGAAGGAAACCGTGCTATTATTGGAATTACCTACTACGCCCAGGACTCCCTGGGGGATATTGTGTTTGTTGAACTCCCTTCTGTCGGAGATGCTGTTGAAGTAGAAGAACCCTTTGGTGTGGTAGAGTCCGTAAAGACAGCCAGTGATTTGTATGCACCGGTTAGTGGTCAGGTAGTAGAGGTTAATAATGAACCAATGGATTCACCGGAGGTTGTTAACCAGGACCCCTACGGCCAGGGCTGGATGATTATGGTGGAAATGTCCGACCCGTCCCAAATTGAGAAGCTAATGAGTGCCGAGGAATATCAGGCTTTAATAGAAGCCTAAAGAGGAAGAAGGTAGGTACGTTGAAATTTATTCCTCATACAGATGAAGAACGTCGCCAGATGCTAAAGCATTTGGCAGTGGAAAACACAGACCAACTGTTTAAGGATATTCCCTCAGAACTGCGACTCAATAGGGATCTGGCAGTGGAGGGTGGCTTGTCTGAAATGGAGCTGCAGAGCCATATGAACTCCCTAGCAGGCTTAAATACAGGGGTTGATCAAACCATTTGTTTTCTGGGGGCAGGGGCCTATGACCACTATATACCCAGTGCAGTAAAACATATTCTATCCCGTTCAGAATTTTATACAGCCTATACCCCCTACCAACCAGAAATCAGTCAAGGGGTATTACAGAGTATCTTTGAGTATCAAAGCATGATTTGTCTCTTAACTGGTATGGATGCGGCAAATGCATCCATGTATGATGGGGCCAGCGCTTTGGCTGAAGCGGCCTTGATGGCCTGTGCTGTTACCCGGCGTGATAAGGTTCTGGTAGCTAGTACCCTTCACCCGGAATATCGGGAAGTAGTAAAAACCTACTTACACGGTCCTGGTATTGAAATATCTGAAATTGCTTACCAGGAGGGGTTGTCCCAACTGGCCGATATAGATCAAAAGTTAGATAAAAAAACAGCTGCAGTCTTAGTCCAGTATCCAAATTTTTTTGGTTGCATTGAGGATCTGGGTAAAATTGCAGAGCAAGCCCATGCTAAGGGGGCCTTGCTGGTGGTTTGTGTGGATCCCATAGCCTTGGGAATCCTAAAATCGCCCGGCCAGTGTGGTGCTGATATTGTAGTGGGGGAAGGACAGTCCCTGGGAATTCCCCTATCCTACGGAGGTCCCTACCTTGGTTTTATGGCATGCAAGGACAAATATCTGCGCAAAATGCCGGGACGAATAGTGGGGCAAACTGTTGATGTAGAAGGACGCCGGGGCTATGTACTAACCCTGCAGGCCCGGGAACAACACATTCGCCGCGATAAAGCAACTTCAAACATTTGTTCCAACCAGGCCCTGTGTGCCCTGGCGGCCACCGTGTATTTGAGCTTAGTGGGTCGGCAAGGATTCAAGCAGGTAGCAGAATTATGTCTACAAAAGACAGCCTATGCTAAGGAATTACTGGCCGCTTTACCAGGATACCAACTACCCTGGCAGACACCAGTGTTTAAGGAATTTGTATTAAAAACTAAAGAAGCACCAGAGGTTATTAATCGAGAACTCCTTAAGGAGAATATTCTGGGTGGTCTTGATTTAGGAGGTTATTACCCAGAGTTAGCAGGACATATGTTATTTTGCGTAACAGAGAAAAGAAGTCGCCGGGAAATAGAATTACTGGCGGCACGATTGGGGGCAATATCATGACGGAAAAATTAATATTTGAACTGGGTTCACCCGGTCGTCAGGGTGTCCTGTTTCCGGCCAATGATGTTCCAGAGATTCCCCCCCATGAATTGTTGCCAAGGGATTTAATAAGGGAACAAGAGGTACCGCTGCCGGAGGTCAGTGAAGGGGATGCTGTACGACATTTTGTCAGGCTATCCAGAATGAACTTTGGAGTGGATGTGGGGTTTTATCCTCTGGGTTCCTGCACCATGAAATACAATCCCAAAGTGGCAGAGGATGCAGCAGGGCTAAGTGGCTTTGCCAATATTCACCCCTATCAGCCCGATGAAATTAGCCAGGGGGCACTGCAACTGATGTATGAAACCCAGCAGGATCTTGCTGAAATCACCGGTATGGATGCCTTTACCCTACAGCCGGCTGCTGGGGCCCAGGGTGAATTAACTGGGATGTTGATTATTAAGGCCTACCTGGAAAGCAAGGGAGAGACCGGGCGGAACAAGGTCATTGTTCCGGATTCGGCTCACGGTACCAACCCAGCCACAGCGGCCCTTTGTGGTTTTAAAGTGGTGGAAGTAAAATCGGATCAACGAGGTGGTGTTGATCTCGCAGCTTTAAAGCAATTGTTGGGGCCGGATGTGGCGGCTCTCATGCTGACGAACCCAAGCACCTTAGGCTTGTTTGAAGATAATATTACAGAAATTGCTGCACTGGTACACCAGGCCGGAGGACTATTATATTACGACGGTGCAAACCTGAATGCTATTATGGGGTATGCCCGTCCTGGCGATATGGGTTTCGATGTGGTTCACCTGAATCTACATAAAACCTTTGGCACACCCCATGGTGGTGGAGGCCCAGGCTCTGGGCCCGTAGGTGTAAAGGCTGAATTGGCACCGTTCCTTCCTAAACCTGTGATTATTCAAAGAGAAGGCAACTACCTGCCGGATTATCATCGTCCCCAGTCCATTGGTCGAGTTAAAGCCTTTTTTGCAAATTTTAGTGTTATTGTTAAGGCCTATACCTATTTGCGGTCTTTGGGCGGTAAGGGGTTAAAAGAGGTTTCAGAACACGCAGTACTAAATGCAAACTATCTAATGAAACAGCTTTCGGACCATTTTCGGGTTCCCTATCAAAGGACTTGTATGCATGAGTTTGTGGTTTCCCCACCTGAGGATATGAAGGAGCAGGGGATTAAAACCCTGGATATTGCTAAAAGGCTTCTGGATTATGGTTATCACCCACCTACGGTTTACTTTCCTTTAATTGTGGAAGAAGCTCTGATGTTTGAACCCACGGAAACGGAAAGCAAAGAAACTCTGGATGAATTTGCTCATAATTTAATTAAGGTATTGGCAGAGGCCAGAGAAAACCCGGATAAGTTAAGAAATGCCCCTTACACCACACCGATACGGAGGTTGGATGAAGTAATGGCTGCTCGCAAGCCCCTAGTGGGTTGGTTTCCGGAATAATACGGGCAGGCAGTGTGCTTGCTAGAAATATTTATACTATGATATACTTTATCCGTCAGGCCATCGTTAAAAGGCCGGACCGACACAGGTAACGGACTCCCGTGGGATTCATCTGACCCTCAAAGGATGAAGTCACACGGGTTTTATTTTTTGGGAGGCAACTGGTGGAGTCTACACAAAGGAAGAAATTAAAAGTAGCAAGACTTTCTATAATATCGAATACCTGCTTAACCATCGGTAAATTGGTGGTGGGCTTGAGCATGGGCTCAGTTGGGGTGATATCCGAAGCGGTTCATTCGGGACTGGATTTAATTGCATCCCTAATTGCTTTCATGGCGGTGCGTCAATCGGGCAAGCCCGCCGATGAAGATCACCACTATGGGCATGGAAAATATGAGAACCTGGCTGGTATTTTAGAAGCCCTATTGATTCTT
This genomic interval from Desulforamulus reducens MI-1 contains the following:
- the gcvPB gene encoding aminomethyl-transferring glycine dehydrogenase subunit GcvPB, translated to MTEKLIFELGSPGRQGVLFPANDVPEIPPHELLPRDLIREQEVPLPEVSEGDAVRHFVRLSRMNFGVDVGFYPLGSCTMKYNPKVAEDAAGLSGFANIHPYQPDEISQGALQLMYETQQDLAEITGMDAFTLQPAAGAQGELTGMLIIKAYLESKGETGRNKVIVPDSAHGTNPATAALCGFKVVEVKSDQRGGVDLAALKQLLGPDVAALMLTNPSTLGLFEDNITEIAALVHQAGGLLYYDGANLNAIMGYARPGDMGFDVVHLNLHKTFGTPHGGGGPGSGPVGVKAELAPFLPKPVIIQREGNYLPDYHRPQSIGRVKAFFANFSVIVKAYTYLRSLGGKGLKEVSEHAVLNANYLMKQLSDHFRVPYQRTCMHEFVVSPPEDMKEQGIKTLDIAKRLLDYGYHPPTVYFPLIVEEALMFEPTETESKETLDEFAHNLIKVLAEARENPDKLRNAPYTTPIRRLDEVMAARKPLVGWFPE
- the gcvH gene encoding glycine cleavage system protein GcvH; the encoded protein is MKVPSELKYTKEHEWVKIEGNRAIIGITYYAQDSLGDIVFVELPSVGDAVEVEEPFGVVESVKTASDLYAPVSGQVVEVNNEPMDSPEVVNQDPYGQGWMIMVEMSDPSQIEKLMSAEEYQALIEA
- the gcvPA gene encoding aminomethyl-transferring glycine dehydrogenase subunit GcvPA — encoded protein: MKFIPHTDEERRQMLKHLAVENTDQLFKDIPSELRLNRDLAVEGGLSEMELQSHMNSLAGLNTGVDQTICFLGAGAYDHYIPSAVKHILSRSEFYTAYTPYQPEISQGVLQSIFEYQSMICLLTGMDAANASMYDGASALAEAALMACAVTRRDKVLVASTLHPEYREVVKTYLHGPGIEISEIAYQEGLSQLADIDQKLDKKTAAVLVQYPNFFGCIEDLGKIAEQAHAKGALLVVCVDPIALGILKSPGQCGADIVVGEGQSLGIPLSYGGPYLGFMACKDKYLRKMPGRIVGQTVDVEGRRGYVLTLQAREQHIRRDKATSNICSNQALCALAATVYLSLVGRQGFKQVAELCLQKTAYAKELLAALPGYQLPWQTPVFKEFVLKTKEAPEVINRELLKENILGGLDLGGYYPELAGHMLFCVTEKRSRREIELLAARLGAIS